The Phycisphaeraceae bacterium genome segment CGCGTGCGCGGAAGCCAGCCCTACGATCGGCCATGCGGATCACGTTGAACGGCGAGCCGGTGTCGATGCCCGAGCCGCGACTGACGCTGTCGGAACTGCTGCAACGCTACCCGCCCGCCCACCGGGGTTACGCGGTGGAGGTGAATGGAGCCGTCACAACCCGCCGCGATCACGACCGGATCGAAATCCGCGAGGGTGACCGCGTCGAGATCGTCACGCTGGTGGGCGGCGGCTGAGCGCGGCGACGGCCCCGCCAGCGCCACGGCGCGACATTCCTACAATCCCGCGTCATGCCCGTCGATCCCGCCATCATGTCGTCATCAGTCG includes the following:
- the thiS gene encoding sulfur carrier protein ThiS produces the protein MRITLNGEPVSMPEPRLTLSELLQRYPPAHRGYAVEVNGAVTTRRDHDRIEIREGDRVEIVTLVGGG